The following proteins are co-located in the Nocardia bhagyanarayanae genome:
- a CDS encoding LIC_13387 family protein, with the protein MTAMTSTAQPSATTPRWPVLTHYAGGVFLGLIGVGHLLALHIFNGADVAGEEVINELSRNTTTALFEGGREVTVFGLNTGYSVALGLFGMLFPLLAATAVRAAPGLLTRWSLFGAICAAVAGGTFWISCLYFPETVVAFAGLSALCYAAVLVGGPRKSVN; encoded by the coding sequence ATGACCGCGATGACGTCCACCGCTCAGCCCAGCGCCACCACTCCCCGATGGCCTGTGCTGACCCACTACGCGGGCGGCGTGTTCCTCGGCCTGATCGGCGTCGGCCATCTGCTCGCGCTGCACATCTTCAACGGCGCCGATGTCGCTGGCGAGGAAGTGATCAACGAGCTGTCCAGGAACACGACGACCGCGCTGTTCGAGGGCGGGCGGGAAGTGACGGTATTCGGGCTGAACACCGGCTACAGCGTGGCCCTTGGCCTGTTCGGCATGCTCTTTCCGCTGCTCGCGGCCACGGCGGTGCGGGCGGCGCCGGGGCTGCTCACCCGTTGGTCGCTGTTCGGTGCGATCTGCGCGGCCGTGGCGGGCGGCACCTTCTGGATCTCCTGCTTGTACTTCCCCGAGACCGTTGTCGCGTTTGCCGGGCTTTCCGCGCTCTGCTACGCGGCCGTGCTGGTGGGCGGGCCGCGCAAGTCGGTGAACTAG
- a CDS encoding SWIM zinc finger family protein, with amino-acid sequence MTPFEDYSKYGKRLPVEGGVTARSRRGGFGRTWWGRALIDAVEAMAQPGRLARGRSYARSGQVVSYRIEPGAVVAEVQGSQPRPFTAVFRVRALREDELELLIETIRSSPGMLAEIVSGALPTGLGPLLLPTTAAELDFDCTCPDPGWPCKHVAAVCYLLAERLDERPREILTLRGLDLDTLIRGIERDPRPVATADLYGDEVRLPDLPKVEFRSAMDDLDPVLLRKALRMSAEDEASAAAGLRELGALYALLRG; translated from the coding sequence ATGACGCCGTTCGAGGACTACAGCAAGTACGGCAAGCGGCTGCCGGTCGAGGGCGGGGTGACCGCGCGGAGCAGGCGCGGCGGATTCGGGCGCACCTGGTGGGGCCGGGCGCTGATCGACGCGGTCGAGGCGATGGCCCAGCCCGGCAGGCTGGCCCGCGGGCGCAGTTACGCGCGCTCGGGGCAGGTGGTGAGTTACCGGATCGAGCCGGGCGCGGTGGTCGCGGAGGTGCAGGGCAGCCAGCCGCGCCCGTTCACCGCGGTGTTCCGCGTCCGCGCGCTGCGCGAGGACGAACTCGAGCTGCTGATCGAGACGATCCGCAGCTCACCGGGCATGCTGGCCGAGATCGTGTCGGGCGCGCTGCCCACCGGGCTCGGCCCGCTGCTGCTGCCGACGACGGCGGCCGAGCTGGACTTCGACTGCACCTGTCCGGACCCCGGCTGGCCGTGCAAACACGTCGCGGCCGTCTGCTACCTGCTCGCCGAACGCCTCGACGAGCGGCCCCGCGAGATCCTCACGCTGCGCGGACTCGACCTCGACACCCTGATTCGCGGTATCGAGCGCGATCCGCGACCGGTCGCGACTGCGGATCTGTACGGCGACGAGGTGCGGCTTCCCGACCTGCCGAAGGTCGAATTCCGTTCCGCGATGGACGATCTCGACCCGGTTCTGCTGCGCAAGGCGCTGCGGATGAGCGCGGAGGACGAGGCGAGCGCCGCCGCCGGGCTGCGCGAACTCGGCGCGTTGTACGCGCTGCTGCGGGGCTGA
- a CDS encoding DEAD/DEAH box helicase, with amino-acid sequence MLHGLWSPGAGLLLWTDDGVPDALPDPLGAVLRASRFRHRAEVLVPAGGAAELATVRAHALAPEAAAAALRQPLPASAVAGDLRFLAHVAHGVERWVRAGRVVPELRRDDGQWWVRWRLVGGAAQRAWLAELTVAAPAALHAAGRPAAVLEDLVGELTDPIARRLLGGPPPSHPLLAALVGDSPLDSGSHQLAEVLERWRASLTVDEPELVLRLLEPDGELGVADESVALWRLEVCLRTEGEAPSPIPLHGDPSLVRTAIDKLGEAQRAYPRLRDLPTDPRTMDLLLPTEVVADLVAHGAHALQAAGVRLLLPRAWSISAPSMRLRVESGVPAAESTVGMRGLVRYRWELALGDTVLTRAEMERLVRAKSDLVQLRGEWVQADHKALAAAARYVAAHSDDSPITFADMIGELASGRVEQVPITEVTATGWAADLFDRQHDAEPVPAPSGLKAQLRPYQLRGLSWLVTMSRMGCGAILADDMGLGKTIQVLALLVHEREQSGGPGPTLLVCPMSVVGNWQREAERFAPDLRVLVHHGADRRDGADLDAAIAEADLVLTTYSLLARDVEALGRQDWERVVLDEAQHIKNAATRQARAARSLKARHRLALTGTPVENRLEELRSLLDFAMPKLLGSPQTFRARFAVPIERENDQNAISRLRFVTQPFVLRRVKTDPSVISDLPEKLEMTVRANLTVEQAALYQAVVDDMMDKIKNAKGMARKGAVLGALTRLKQVCNHPAHFLGDGSGVLARGKHRSGKLALVEDVVDAVLADGEKALLFTQFREFGELVAPYLAERFGAPIPFLHGGVPKRRRDAMVTGFQAEDGPPLMLLSLKAGGTGLNLTAANHVVHLDRWWNPAVENQATDRAFRIGQRRAVQVRKLVCVDTIEERIDEMINGKRRLADLAVGAGENWITELSTDELRDLFTLGAEAVGE; translated from the coding sequence ATGCTGCACGGACTGTGGTCGCCTGGCGCCGGTCTGCTGCTGTGGACCGACGACGGGGTGCCGGACGCGCTGCCCGACCCGCTGGGCGCCGTCCTGCGCGCGTCACGGTTCCGGCACCGGGCCGAGGTGCTCGTGCCCGCGGGCGGTGCGGCCGAGCTCGCTACGGTGCGCGCGCACGCGCTAGCGCCCGAGGCCGCCGCCGCGGCGTTGCGCCAGCCGCTGCCCGCTTCGGCCGTCGCGGGTGATCTGCGCTTTCTCGCCCATGTCGCGCACGGTGTCGAACGCTGGGTCAGGGCCGGGCGGGTCGTCCCGGAACTGCGCAGGGACGACGGCCAATGGTGGGTGCGCTGGCGGCTGGTCGGCGGCGCGGCCCAGCGCGCCTGGCTGGCCGAGCTCACGGTGGCCGCACCGGCCGCACTGCATGCGGCCGGACGCCCCGCCGCCGTGCTGGAAGACCTCGTCGGCGAACTGACCGACCCGATCGCCAGGCGGCTGCTGGGCGGTCCGCCGCCGTCGCACCCGCTGCTCGCCGCACTGGTCGGCGACAGCCCGCTCGACAGCGGCAGTCATCAGCTCGCCGAGGTGCTGGAGCGCTGGCGGGCCAGTCTCACCGTGGACGAGCCGGAACTTGTGCTTCGCCTGCTGGAGCCGGACGGCGAACTGGGCGTCGCCGACGAGTCGGTAGCGCTGTGGCGGCTCGAGGTCTGCCTGCGCACCGAGGGGGAGGCGCCGTCGCCGATCCCGCTGCACGGCGACCCGAGCCTGGTGCGCACCGCGATCGACAAGCTGGGGGAGGCGCAGCGCGCGTACCCACGCCTGCGCGATCTGCCGACCGATCCGCGCACCATGGATCTGCTGCTGCCCACCGAGGTGGTCGCCGATCTCGTCGCGCACGGCGCGCACGCGTTGCAGGCGGCGGGCGTCCGGTTGCTGCTGCCGCGCGCGTGGAGCATCTCCGCGCCGTCCATGCGCTTGCGCGTGGAGAGCGGGGTCCCGGCGGCGGAGAGCACCGTCGGTATGCGCGGATTGGTCCGTTACCGTTGGGAATTGGCGCTCGGCGACACCGTGCTGACCAGGGCCGAGATGGAGCGCCTCGTGCGCGCCAAATCCGATCTCGTCCAGTTGCGCGGCGAGTGGGTGCAGGCCGATCACAAGGCGCTCGCCGCCGCGGCCCGCTATGTCGCCGCGCACAGCGACGATTCGCCGATCACCTTCGCCGACATGATCGGCGAACTGGCGAGCGGGCGCGTCGAGCAGGTGCCGATCACCGAGGTCACCGCCACCGGATGGGCGGCCGACCTGTTCGATCGGCAGCACGACGCGGAGCCGGTGCCCGCACCGAGCGGTCTCAAGGCGCAGCTGCGTCCCTACCAGCTGCGCGGGCTGTCCTGGCTGGTCACCATGAGCCGAATGGGTTGCGGCGCGATTCTCGCCGACGACATGGGCCTCGGCAAGACGATCCAGGTGCTCGCCCTGCTCGTGCACGAGCGGGAACAGTCCGGTGGTCCGGGTCCCACGCTGCTGGTGTGCCCGATGTCGGTGGTCGGTAACTGGCAGCGCGAGGCCGAGCGGTTCGCACCCGACCTGCGCGTACTGGTCCACCACGGCGCGGACAGACGGGACGGCGCGGACCTGGACGCGGCGATCGCCGAAGCGGACCTGGTGCTCACCACCTACTCGCTGCTCGCCAGGGATGTCGAGGCGCTTGGCAGACAGGACTGGGAGCGCGTCGTGCTCGACGAGGCACAGCACATCAAGAACGCCGCGACGCGCCAGGCCCGCGCTGCCCGCTCGCTGAAGGCGCGACATCGCTTGGCCCTTACCGGAACTCCCGTCGAGAACCGGCTCGAGGAACTGCGTTCCCTGCTGGATTTCGCGATGCCGAAACTCCTCGGCAGCCCGCAGACCTTCCGCGCGCGGTTCGCGGTGCCGATCGAGCGGGAGAACGATCAGAACGCGATCTCGCGGCTGCGCTTCGTCACCCAGCCGTTCGTGCTGCGCCGGGTGAAGACCGATCCGTCCGTCATCAGCGACCTGCCGGAGAAGCTGGAGATGACGGTGCGCGCCAACCTGACCGTCGAACAGGCCGCGCTGTACCAGGCGGTGGTCGACGACATGATGGACAAGATAAAGAACGCGAAAGGCATGGCGCGCAAGGGCGCTGTGCTCGGCGCGCTGACCCGCCTCAAGCAGGTGTGCAACCACCCCGCGCACTTCCTCGGCGACGGCTCCGGCGTCCTGGCCCGCGGCAAGCACCGTTCCGGCAAGCTGGCCTTGGTGGAGGACGTGGTGGACGCGGTGCTCGCCGACGGCGAGAAGGCGTTGCTGTTCACCCAGTTCCGCGAGTTCGGTGAGCTCGTCGCGCCGTACCTCGCCGAGCGCTTCGGCGCCCCGATCCCGTTCCTGCACGGCGGCGTGCCCAAACGTCGCCGCGACGCCATGGTGACCGGCTTCCAGGCCGAGGACGGTCCGCCGCTGATGTTGTTGTCGCTCAAGGCCGGTGGCACCGGATTGAACCTGACGGCCGCCAATCACGTGGTGCACCTGGACCGTTGGTGGAACCCGGCGGTGGAGAACCAGGCGACCGACCGCGCCTTCCGCATCGGCCAGCGACGCGCGGTACAGGTGCGCAAGCTCGTCTGCGTCGACACCATCGAGGAGCGGATCGACGAGATGATCAACGGCAAACGCAGGCTCGCCGACCTGGCCGTCGGCGCGGGGGAGAACTGGATCACCGAGCTGAGCACCGACGAACTGCGCGACCTGTTCACCCTGGGCGCCGAGGCGGTGGGCGAATGA
- a CDS encoding HNH endonuclease family protein has product MRADILGRLLAPLLAALLLAGCVGWSAGPVDPAPGSPSRAQLEQLLAEVRVVAERPRPGGYERDCGNGQGCVFGPSWTDDYDGPGGHDGCDTRNNVLAAQLTDVRFRPGTRDCVVVSGTLDDPYTGERSTFRKADARAVQIDHVYPLAAAWDMGAFAWPPQQRVRFANDVETNLLVTSAGVNQAKGDSTPAEWLPPSRANHCFYAGRYLTVAVRYDLPLTAADNATLHDVARTCP; this is encoded by the coding sequence GTGCGTGCGGACATCCTTGGTCGTTTGCTCGCGCCGCTCCTCGCGGCGCTGCTGCTGGCCGGCTGCGTCGGGTGGTCCGCCGGACCGGTCGACCCCGCGCCGGGTAGCCCCAGCCGGGCCCAACTCGAACAGTTGCTCGCCGAGGTGCGGGTCGTCGCCGAGCGGCCGCGGCCCGGCGGCTACGAGCGCGACTGCGGGAACGGCCAGGGCTGCGTCTTCGGGCCGTCCTGGACGGACGACTACGACGGGCCCGGCGGGCACGACGGCTGCGACACCCGCAACAACGTGCTCGCCGCCCAGCTCACCGACGTGCGCTTCCGTCCGGGCACCCGCGACTGCGTCGTCGTGTCGGGCACGCTCGACGACCCGTACACCGGTGAACGGAGCACGTTCCGCAAGGCCGACGCCCGCGCCGTGCAGATCGACCACGTCTACCCGCTCGCGGCCGCCTGGGACATGGGCGCGTTCGCTTGGCCGCCGCAGCAGCGCGTCCGGTTCGCCAACGACGTCGAGACGAATCTCCTGGTCACCTCGGCGGGCGTCAACCAGGCCAAAGGCGACAGCACGCCCGCGGAATGGCTGCCGCCGTCGCGCGCGAACCACTGTTTCTACGCGGGCCGCTACCTCACCGTCGCGGTGCGCTACGACCTGCCGCTGACCGCCGCCGACAACGCCACGCTGCACGACGTCGCCCGGACGTGTCCTTGA
- a CDS encoding sulfurtransferase, with translation MISAGELRKALADKRVRLLDVRWALGDPDGPQHYLEGHIPGAVFVDMETELAAPPSPARGRHPLPDIAQLEKCARSWGIRTGDAVVVYDATGGMAAARAWWLLRWAGIADVRILDGGLPAWTNAGGELAAGAEPDPEPGDVELRPGQLPVVDADAVAKWKGVLLDARAGERYRGEVEPVDPKAGHIPGAVSAPTAENLDADGRFRAAAELRERFAGFGSGPVAVYCGSGVTAAHQVAALAVAGVEAALYPGSWSQWSNDPKRPVATGAQ, from the coding sequence CTGATCTCTGCGGGGGAACTTCGCAAAGCCCTGGCGGACAAGCGGGTTCGCTTGCTCGATGTGCGATGGGCGCTCGGCGACCCGGACGGGCCGCAGCACTATCTGGAGGGGCACATCCCCGGCGCCGTCTTCGTCGATATGGAGACCGAGCTGGCCGCACCGCCCTCACCCGCCCGCGGACGGCATCCGCTTCCCGATATCGCGCAGCTGGAGAAGTGCGCGCGTAGCTGGGGCATCCGCACCGGCGATGCGGTGGTCGTCTACGACGCGACCGGCGGCATGGCCGCGGCGCGCGCCTGGTGGCTGCTGCGCTGGGCGGGCATCGCCGACGTGCGCATTCTCGACGGCGGCCTGCCCGCCTGGACGAACGCGGGCGGCGAGCTCGCCGCGGGCGCCGAACCCGATCCGGAACCGGGCGACGTCGAACTGCGGCCCGGCCAGCTGCCGGTGGTCGACGCCGACGCCGTCGCCAAGTGGAAGGGCGTGCTGCTCGACGCTCGCGCGGGCGAGCGGTATCGCGGCGAGGTCGAGCCGGTCGACCCCAAAGCCGGGCACATCCCCGGCGCGGTGAGCGCGCCGACCGCCGAGAACCTCGACGCGGACGGACGTTTCCGCGCCGCGGCCGAATTGCGAGAGCGCTTCGCCGGTTTCGGCTCCGGCCCGGTCGCGGTGTACTGCGGTTCCGGCGTCACCGCCGCCCACCAGGTCGCCGCGCTCGCGGTCGCGGGCGTCGAGGCCGCGCTGTACCCGGGCTCCTGGTCGCAGTGGTCGAACGATCCGAAGCGACCGGTCGCCACGGGAGCACAGTAG